In a single window of the Terrirubrum flagellatum genome:
- a CDS encoding N-acetyltransferase, whose protein sequence is MDSAAPSRIRRARIEDADAIAHVHHRSWEETYPGLLPPELIVPLDERLGQWRRIIHENPAGVGRFVAEVDAPTVGDDMRFAPADAPDVRIVGIAQCGPAREPELETRYEIGRIYVLRAAQGVGVGKALMGAMFDALRASHVGGEDRSVGLWVLKGNDRAIEFYERMGARVTGTIKRDERHGFIVEDVGMRWDSF, encoded by the coding sequence ATGGACTCTGCTGCGCCCTCCCGCATCCGTCGCGCCCGCATCGAGGATGCGGACGCGATCGCCCATGTCCATCACCGGAGCTGGGAGGAGACCTATCCCGGCCTCCTGCCGCCGGAGCTGATTGTCCCGCTCGACGAACGGCTGGGACAGTGGCGTCGCATCATTCATGAAAACCCGGCCGGCGTCGGACGCTTTGTCGCGGAGGTCGATGCGCCGACAGTCGGAGACGACATGCGCTTCGCGCCAGCCGATGCTCCCGACGTTCGCATCGTCGGCATTGCGCAATGCGGTCCTGCGCGTGAGCCGGAGCTCGAAACGCGCTACGAGATCGGCAGGATCTATGTGCTGCGTGCGGCGCAGGGCGTCGGCGTCGGCAAGGCGCTGATGGGTGCGATGTTCGACGCGCTTCGCGCCTCTCATGTAGGCGGCGAGGATCGCTCGGTCGGCCTCTGGGTTCTCAAAGGCAATGACCGCGCCATCGAGTTCTATGAGCGCATGGGCGCGCGAGTCACGGGAACGATCAAGCGCGACGAACGACATGGCTTTATCGTCGAAGACGTCGGCATGAGGTGGGATTCCTTCTGA
- a CDS encoding prephenate dehydratase: MKGVIAFQGELGANSHIACEEVFPDMEPLPCATFEDAFAAVQDGAADLGMIPIENSIASRVADVHHLLPRSGLHIIGEHFLPIRFQLMAIPGASLATIKTAHSHIHALGQCRKIIRKLGMKAVVAADTAGAARQVAEWNDPTRAALAPRIAAKIYGLNILAEDVEDEKHNVTRFIILSKKQQLAEANNGPTVTSFMFRVRNLPAALYKALGGFATNGVNMTKLESYMMDGHFFATMFYSEVDGHPQDIGLARALEELNFFSREFRILGVYPRHPFRDSFREEN, encoded by the coding sequence GTGAAGGGCGTCATCGCATTCCAGGGCGAACTCGGAGCCAACTCGCACATCGCATGCGAGGAGGTGTTTCCCGACATGGAGCCGTTGCCCTGCGCGACCTTTGAAGACGCTTTCGCTGCGGTTCAGGATGGCGCCGCCGATCTCGGCATGATTCCGATCGAGAATTCGATCGCCAGCCGTGTCGCCGATGTCCATCATCTCCTGCCGCGGTCGGGCCTGCATATCATCGGCGAGCACTTCCTTCCGATCCGCTTCCAGCTCATGGCGATTCCGGGCGCGTCGCTGGCGACGATCAAGACCGCGCACAGCCACATTCATGCGCTGGGGCAGTGCCGCAAGATCATCCGCAAGCTTGGCATGAAGGCCGTCGTCGCCGCGGACACGGCCGGCGCCGCGCGCCAGGTGGCGGAGTGGAATGATCCCACGCGCGCCGCGCTTGCGCCGCGTATCGCAGCCAAGATCTACGGCCTCAACATTCTCGCCGAGGATGTCGAGGACGAGAAACACAATGTCACGCGCTTCATCATCCTCTCGAAGAAGCAGCAGCTCGCGGAGGCCAATAACGGCCCGACCGTCACCAGTTTCATGTTTCGCGTGCGCAACCTGCCGGCCGCGCTCTACAAGGCGCTCGGCGGTTTCGCCACCAACGGCGTCAACATGACCAAGCTCGAAAGCTACATGATGGACGGGCATTTCTTCGCCACCATGTTCTATTCCGAGGTCGACGGTCATCCGCAGGATATCGGCCTGGCGCGCGCGCTGGAGGAGTTGAACTTCTTCTCGCGCGAATTCCGCATTCTCGGCGTCTATCCCCGCCATCCCTTCCGCGACAGCTTCAGGGAAGAAAACTAG
- a CDS encoding 3-deoxy-manno-octulosonate cytidylyltransferase: MSNPIIAIPARMASTRLPGKPLADILGEPMIVQVWRRAIEAEVGPVIVATDTPDIADAVRKVGGVAIMTESGLPSGSDRIHAAMETHDPEGKHDIVVNLQGDFPTMDPKALAAAVLPLSDPDVAIGTLCSVIVDPDEMTAPSVVKLIGTHVSEHRLRSLYFTRATAPTGPGPLYHHAGVYAYRRTALKRFVSLPRSPLEERESLEQLRALEDGMRIDAMIIDHAPRGVDTPGDLDRARWALSQRAQH; this comes from the coding sequence ATGTCGAATCCGATCATCGCCATTCCGGCCCGCATGGCCTCGACCCGGCTGCCGGGAAAGCCGCTGGCGGACATTCTCGGCGAGCCGATGATCGTTCAGGTCTGGCGCCGCGCGATCGAGGCTGAGGTCGGTCCGGTGATCGTCGCGACCGACACGCCTGACATCGCCGACGCGGTCCGCAAGGTTGGCGGCGTCGCGATCATGACCGAGTCCGGTCTGCCCTCCGGCTCCGACCGCATCCATGCGGCCATGGAGACGCATGATCCCGAGGGGAAGCACGACATCGTCGTCAATCTGCAGGGCGATTTCCCGACCATGGACCCGAAGGCGCTGGCGGCGGCCGTGCTGCCCCTGTCCGATCCTGATGTTGCGATCGGCACGCTCTGCTCTGTCATCGTCGATCCCGACGAGATGACCGCGCCGAGCGTGGTGAAGCTGATCGGCACGCATGTGTCGGAGCATCGGCTGCGCTCGCTCTACTTCACGCGCGCGACGGCGCCGACCGGCCCGGGGCCGCTCTATCATCACGCTGGCGTTTACGCTTACCGCCGCACTGCGCTGAAGCGCTTCGTGTCGCTGCCGCGTTCACCGCTGGAAGAGCGCGAAAGCCTCGAGCAGCTGCGCGCGCTCGAGGACGGCATGCGCATCGACGCCATGATCATCGATCATGCGCCGCGTGGCGTCGATACGCCCGGCGATCTCGATCGCGCCCGTTGGGCGCTGTCGCAGCGGGCTCAGCATTGA
- a CDS encoding c-type cytochrome, with product MAATTPGKDPLLFNKISGAVLGTLLFVMGLNIGAEGIFHSPKPAVPGYDLPAAEEHAAGASDKPVEVAPIADRLAKADPAKGENVAKQCLSCHSFKPDGAGAQNGPHLFGVFERAKGSTSFSGYSAPMKTHTAEKWTAEDLDKFLANPKAAVPGTAMAFNGVTNPDRRAELIAYLEKLK from the coding sequence ATGGCCGCGACGACCCCGGGGAAGGACCCGCTGCTGTTCAACAAGATCTCCGGCGCGGTGCTGGGGACCCTGCTGTTCGTGATGGGTCTGAATATCGGCGCCGAGGGCATCTTCCATTCGCCGAAGCCGGCGGTTCCCGGCTACGATCTTCCCGCGGCGGAGGAACATGCGGCGGGAGCGAGCGACAAGCCGGTCGAAGTCGCGCCGATCGCCGATCGCCTCGCCAAGGCTGACCCGGCCAAGGGCGAGAACGTCGCCAAGCAGTGCCTCTCCTGCCACAGCTTCAAGCCCGACGGCGCCGGCGCCCAGAATGGCCCGCATCTGTTCGGCGTGTTCGAGCGCGCCAAGGGTTCCACGAGCTTCAGCGGCTATTCCGCTCCGATGAAGACCCACACCGCCGAAAAGTGGACGGCCGAGGACCTCGACAAGTTCCTCGCCAACCCGAAGGCGGCGGTGCCGGGCACGGCGATGGCCTTCAACGGCGTGACCAATCCTGATCGCCGCGCCGAGCTGATCGCCTATCTTGAAAAGCTGAAATAA
- a CDS encoding GNAT family N-acetyltransferase, which produces MRGQGLGARLMAEAEEAARKRGCHHAWLDTSSARAERFYVRLGYERFGVLENGPETPPDGHRRAFMRKRLGG; this is translated from the coding sequence ATGCGCGGTCAGGGGCTTGGTGCGCGGCTGATGGCCGAGGCGGAAGAGGCGGCTCGGAAGCGCGGCTGTCATCACGCCTGGCTCGACACGTCGAGCGCCCGCGCCGAGCGATTCTACGTCAGGCTCGGCTATGAGCGATTCGGCGTGCTGGAGAATGGCCCGGAGACCCCGCCCGACGGGCATCGCCGCGCGTTCATGCGCAAGCGGCTCGGCGGCTAA
- a CDS encoding L,D-transpeptidase, which translates to MTFSAPRLSLPLVAALASTLGLSACNYKGVPDPVISSRDTEWLALVPKSDMDLQFERYEINDPTGEAPGTIIVDTTEKFLYFVLPNKKAIRYGVATGDEAFGWTGTAEVKRKAEWPRWTPPADMLKRWPHLLPRAGGMEGGPDNPLGARALYLYQDGKDTLYRIHGTNEPETIGRSASSGCIRMRNIDAIDLYNRVALNTKVIVK; encoded by the coding sequence ATGACTTTTTCCGCGCCCCGCCTGTCCCTTCCGCTGGTCGCCGCGCTCGCGTCGACGCTTGGGCTTTCGGCCTGCAATTACAAAGGCGTGCCGGACCCGGTGATTTCCTCCCGGGATACGGAATGGCTGGCGCTCGTGCCCAAGTCCGACATGGACCTGCAGTTCGAGCGCTACGAGATCAACGACCCCACGGGCGAAGCGCCGGGCACGATCATCGTCGATACGACCGAGAAGTTCCTGTACTTCGTCCTGCCGAACAAGAAGGCGATCCGCTACGGCGTCGCGACCGGCGACGAAGCCTTCGGTTGGACCGGCACGGCCGAGGTCAAGCGCAAGGCGGAATGGCCGCGCTGGACGCCCCCGGCCGACATGCTGAAGCGCTGGCCGCACCTGCTGCCGCGCGCCGGCGGCATGGAGGGCGGCCCGGACAATCCGCTCGGAGCCCGCGCGCTCTATCTCTATCAGGACGGCAAGGACACGCTGTATCGCATCCACGGCACCAACGAGCCGGAGACGATCGGCCGCTCGGCCTCGTCCGGCTGCATCCGGATGCGCAACATCGACGCGATCGACCTCTACAATCGCGTCGCGCTGAACACCAAGGTCATCGTCAAGTAA
- a CDS encoding alpha/beta hydrolase has product MSPADALFPGFVVNDIPTAGATIRCRIGGDGPALLLLHGYPQTHIMWRRIAPRLARRFTVICPDLRGYGDSSKPPSAPDHAPYSKRAMAQDMAEVMTALGHHKFFVGSHDRGARVAHRLALDHADRVLKLATLDIAPTREMYRDATDAFARAYWHWFFLIQPAPMPEKMIGADPDFYWTSRRASDMKLFEPEALAEYLRCFRDPAVIHASCEDYRAAATIDIAHDDADGGRKVACPMLALWGERGAVHRCFDVLKLWRERADDVRGRSLPGGHYLAEELPDIVAQEFETFFTE; this is encoded by the coding sequence ATGTCGCCGGCCGACGCGCTCTTTCCCGGATTCGTCGTCAACGATATCCCGACGGCAGGCGCGACCATCCGGTGCCGGATCGGGGGCGACGGCCCTGCCCTCCTGCTGCTGCATGGCTATCCCCAGACCCACATCATGTGGCGGCGGATCGCGCCCCGGCTCGCCCGGCGCTTCACCGTCATCTGTCCTGACCTGCGCGGCTATGGCGATTCGAGCAAACCGCCATCCGCGCCGGATCATGCGCCCTATTCCAAGCGCGCCATGGCGCAGGACATGGCCGAGGTGATGACGGCGCTCGGTCATCACAAATTCTTCGTCGGCTCGCATGATCGCGGCGCGCGCGTGGCGCACCGTCTGGCGCTCGACCATGCGGACCGCGTGCTGAAGCTCGCAACGCTCGACATCGCGCCGACGCGCGAGATGTATCGCGACGCGACCGACGCCTTCGCCCGCGCCTACTGGCACTGGTTCTTTCTCATCCAGCCGGCGCCCATGCCGGAGAAGATGATCGGCGCTGATCCCGACTTCTATTGGACCAGCCGCCGCGCGTCCGACATGAAGCTGTTCGAACCGGAAGCGCTCGCCGAATATCTGCGCTGCTTCCGCGACCCCGCTGTCATCCACGCAAGCTGCGAGGATTATCGCGCCGCGGCCACGATCGACATCGCCCATGACGACGCCGACGGCGGCAGAAAAGTCGCCTGCCCGATGCTGGCGCTTTGGGGCGAACGCGGCGCCGTGCATCGCTGCTTCGATGTGCTGAAGCTCTGGCGCGAACGCGCCGACGACGTGCGCGGCAGATCGCTGCCAGGCGGGCACTATCTCGCGGAAGAATTGCCCGACATCGTCGCGCAGGAATTCGAGACGTTTTTCACGGAATGA
- a CDS encoding tartrate dehydrogenase has protein sequence MTKPTNRKYRIAVIAGDGIGKETVPEGVRVLEKTASKFGFSLELDHFDFASYDYYEKHNRMMPENWKEQIGSHDAIFFGAVGWPAKIPDHVSLWGSLILFRREFDQYVNLRPVRLMPGVPAPLANRKPGDIDFFVVRENTEGEYSSIGGKMFPGTDREFVIQESIFTRKGVDRILDFAFKLAEKRPRKHVTSATKSNGISITMPYWDERVREMARRYPHVTWDQYHIDILTAHFVLNPQKFDVVVASNLFGDILSDLGPACTGTIGIAPSGNINPEGDFPSLFEPVHGSAPDIAGQGVANPVGQIWTASMMLDHLGEPEAAAAIVKAIEHGLADERLRTRDLKGQADTVEAGKAIAAAI, from the coding sequence ATGACCAAGCCCACCAACCGCAAATATCGCATCGCCGTCATCGCCGGCGACGGCATCGGCAAGGAAACCGTGCCGGAGGGCGTGCGCGTTCTCGAAAAAACCGCGTCGAAATTCGGCTTCTCGCTGGAGCTCGATCATTTCGATTTCGCCTCCTACGACTATTACGAGAAGCACAACCGGATGATGCCGGAGAACTGGAAAGAGCAGATCGGCTCACATGATGCGATCTTCTTCGGCGCGGTCGGTTGGCCGGCGAAGATTCCCGATCACGTCTCGCTGTGGGGCTCGCTGATTCTCTTTAGGCGCGAATTCGATCAGTATGTGAATCTGCGCCCCGTGCGGCTGATGCCCGGCGTTCCCGCGCCGCTCGCGAACCGCAAACCCGGCGACATCGATTTCTTCGTCGTGCGCGAAAACACCGAGGGCGAGTATTCCTCGATCGGCGGCAAGATGTTTCCTGGCACCGATCGCGAATTCGTCATTCAGGAGTCGATCTTCACGCGCAAGGGCGTCGACCGCATTCTCGATTTCGCCTTCAAGCTCGCGGAAAAGCGGCCGCGCAAGCATGTGACGTCGGCGACGAAATCGAACGGCATCTCGATCACGATGCCCTATTGGGACGAGCGCGTGCGCGAAATGGCGAGACGCTATCCGCATGTCACATGGGACCAGTATCACATCGACATTCTCACCGCGCATTTCGTGCTCAATCCGCAGAAATTCGATGTGGTCGTCGCCTCGAACCTGTTCGGCGACATTCTCTCCGATCTCGGTCCAGCCTGCACCGGCACCATTGGCATCGCGCCCTCTGGCAACATCAATCCGGAAGGCGACTTCCCCTCTCTCTTCGAGCCGGTGCATGGCTCGGCGCCCGACATCGCCGGACAGGGGGTCGCCAATCCTGTCGGCCAGATCTGGACCGCTTCCATGATGCTCGACCATCTCGGCGAGCCGGAAGCGGCGGCGGCGATCGTGAAGGCGATCGAGCATGGCCTCGCCGATGAGCGGCTGCGCACCCGCGATCTCAAGGGTCAGGCCGACACCGTGGAAGCAGGAAAAGCGATCGCCGCTGCGATCTGA
- a CDS encoding TerC family protein, producing MSGSWAELFANMGVVGKALEIIGVNIILSGDNAVVIALACRGLPPEQRKWGMILGAGVAVALRIVFTVVIASLLGAPYLRIVGALLLFWIAIKLIIEDNEGKEDEIKASDKLWKAVQTVAIADVVMSLDNVIAIAAVAKDSTTLLILGLLISIPLIVVGAGLIMSLLSRFPILVWAGAALLGWVAGEMFLGDPKLLEWLQSTAPHLVHQVGADQSATGKEAVKWLEYTAAIIGAVFVVAVAYILKKRAPEGHAA from the coding sequence ATGTCTGGATCGTGGGCTGAACTTTTCGCCAATATGGGCGTCGTGGGGAAGGCGCTCGAGATCATCGGCGTCAACATCATTCTCTCCGGCGATAACGCCGTCGTCATTGCGCTCGCCTGTCGCGGCCTGCCGCCGGAACAGCGCAAATGGGGCATGATCCTCGGCGCAGGCGTGGCGGTGGCGCTGCGCATCGTCTTCACCGTCGTCATCGCAAGCTTGCTCGGCGCGCCCTACCTGCGCATCGTCGGCGCGCTTCTGCTGTTCTGGATCGCGATCAAGCTGATCATCGAGGACAATGAGGGCAAGGAAGACGAGATCAAGGCGAGCGACAAATTATGGAAGGCGGTGCAGACCGTCGCCATCGCCGACGTGGTGATGAGCCTCGACAATGTCATCGCCATCGCCGCCGTGGCGAAGGACTCCACTACGCTGCTGATCCTTGGTCTGCTGATTTCGATTCCGCTGATCGTGGTCGGCGCGGGCCTGATCATGTCGCTCCTGTCGCGCTTCCCGATCCTGGTGTGGGCCGGCGCGGCGCTGCTCGGCTGGGTCGCCGGTGAAATGTTTCTCGGCGATCCCAAGCTGCTGGAGTGGCTGCAGTCGACTGCGCCTCACCTCGTGCATCAGGTCGGCGCCGATCAGAGCGCGACCGGCAAGGAAGCGGTGAAGTGGCTCGAATATACGGCGGCAATCATCGGCGCGGTCTTCGTCGTGGCAGTCGCCTATATCCTCAAGAAGCGTGCGCCCGAGGGCCATGCGGCTTGA
- a CDS encoding TerC family protein, translating into MNLSSDILVSVLQIVWIDVLLSGDNAVVIALACRELPAKQRKAGILLGTGAAILLRILFAAVIIYLMKIPLLKLAGGLLLLWIAVKLVVGEEDHREIKASDTMWNAVRTIAIADAVMSLDNVLAVSAAAHGDISLFIFGIVLSIPLIIFGSSVVLALLTRFPILVWFGAALLGWIAGDMISEDPWLTDRIGKPAGLVQYLGDTIGALFVLAAGFFLKWRKERLAHGA; encoded by the coding sequence ATGAACCTCTCCAGCGATATTCTCGTCTCGGTCCTGCAAATCGTCTGGATCGACGTGCTCCTCTCCGGCGACAACGCCGTCGTCATCGCGCTCGCCTGCCGCGAACTGCCGGCGAAGCAGCGCAAGGCGGGCATCCTGCTTGGCACGGGCGCTGCGATCCTGCTCCGCATCCTGTTCGCGGCTGTGATCATCTATCTCATGAAGATCCCGCTGCTGAAGCTGGCGGGCGGGCTGCTGCTGCTCTGGATCGCCGTGAAACTGGTCGTCGGCGAAGAGGATCATCGGGAGATCAAGGCGTCCGACACGATGTGGAATGCGGTGCGCACCATCGCCATCGCCGACGCCGTGATGAGCCTCGACAATGTGCTCGCCGTCTCGGCGGCGGCGCATGGCGATATCTCGCTCTTCATCTTCGGCATCGTTCTGTCGATCCCGCTGATCATCTTCGGCTCGTCCGTGGTGCTGGCGCTGCTGACGCGCTTCCCGATCCTCGTCTGGTTCGGCGCGGCGCTACTCGGCTGGATCGCCGGCGACATGATCAGCGAAGACCCATGGCTGACCGACCGTATCGGCAAACCGGCCGGCCTCGTGCAATATCTCGGCGACACGATCGGCGCGCTGTTCGTGCTCGCCGCCGGCTTCTTCCTGAAATGGCGCAAGGAACGGTTGGCGCACGGCGCCTGA
- a CDS encoding ABC transporter ATP-binding protein — protein MESVIDIEKLSLAFTRDGERTLVLENLDLSVKRGEFLAIVGASGVGKSTLLRVLAGLAKPNSGVAYIHAAQTPQKRPVALVFQDARLLPWRRVIANVAFGLERQNLSRAERLKRAQAMLDLVGLGALAGRWPHQLSGGQRQRVALARALAVEPDILLMDEPFSALDAITREALQDEIVRIWKTTGKTILFVTHDIDEATYLADRVVVLAGSPGRVVAEHRIDAARPRARKDAALSFAAERLREGLAQETIMDGASI, from the coding sequence ATGGAGAGCGTGATCGACATCGAGAAGCTGTCGCTTGCCTTCACGCGCGACGGCGAGCGGACTCTTGTTCTCGAGAATCTCGATCTCAGCGTGAAGCGCGGCGAATTTCTCGCCATCGTCGGCGCGTCGGGCGTGGGCAAATCGACGCTGCTGCGCGTGCTTGCGGGGCTCGCCAAGCCGAATTCAGGCGTAGCTTACATTCATGCCGCGCAGACGCCGCAGAAGCGTCCCGTGGCGCTCGTCTTTCAGGATGCGCGCCTGCTGCCCTGGCGGCGGGTGATCGCCAACGTCGCCTTTGGGCTGGAGCGTCAGAATCTGTCGCGCGCCGAGCGCCTGAAGCGCGCGCAGGCGATGCTCGATCTCGTCGGGCTCGGCGCGTTGGCCGGGCGCTGGCCGCATCAATTGTCCGGCGGTCAGCGCCAGCGTGTCGCGCTCGCCCGAGCGCTTGCGGTTGAGCCCGACATTCTTCTGATGGATGAGCCCTTCTCGGCGCTCGACGCCATCACGCGCGAAGCGTTGCAGGATGAGATCGTCCGCATCTGGAAAACGACGGGCAAGACGATCCTGTTCGTCACACACGATATCGATGAGGCGACCTATCTCGCCGATCGAGTCGTCGTGCTGGCGGGCAGTCCCGGCCGCGTCGTCGCGGAGCACCGCATCGATGCGGCGCGTCCCCGCGCGCGCAAGGATGCGGCTTTATCGTTCGCCGCGGAGCGCCTGCGCGAAGGTCTCGCGCAGGAAACGATCATGGATGGCGCGTCGATCTGA
- a CDS encoding ABC transporter permease, giving the protein MRFRSSFLAAIGLAAFLLFWEAVPRLGLINPAFLPTPSSLPRALWREIASGAWTNAIFGSLGHYALGLGCGAVLGAAGGVITGMYRIAEDILSWVVRLLRPIPGLAWIPFAIIWFGATTSAAVFIIAVGVFWIVFFAAQGAVRAVDRDLIEVADAFGFSSGWSRLVKVLLPAATPGILVGVRTALGQAWMSVVAAELFGVAGLGQRMTEASSLLATDLVVIYMLTMAALYGIIDTGFVALQGWLLRWRA; this is encoded by the coding sequence ATGCGGTTTCGTTCAAGTTTTCTGGCCGCCATCGGTTTGGCGGCCTTTCTTCTGTTCTGGGAAGCGGTGCCGAGGCTCGGCCTCATCAATCCGGCTTTTCTGCCGACGCCGAGTTCATTGCCGCGCGCGCTCTGGCGCGAGATCGCCTCGGGCGCGTGGACGAATGCGATTTTTGGCAGCCTTGGCCACTATGCGCTTGGCCTTGGCTGCGGCGCCGTGCTCGGCGCAGCGGGCGGCGTGATCACCGGCATGTATCGGATCGCGGAAGATATTCTTTCCTGGGTTGTGCGCTTGCTGCGCCCCATTCCAGGCCTCGCCTGGATTCCCTTCGCGATCATCTGGTTTGGCGCCACGACGTCGGCCGCGGTCTTCATCATCGCCGTCGGCGTGTTCTGGATCGTGTTCTTCGCGGCGCAGGGCGCGGTGCGCGCCGTCGATCGCGATCTCATCGAAGTAGCGGACGCATTCGGTTTTTCCTCGGGCTGGTCGCGATTGGTGAAGGTTCTGCTACCCGCGGCGACGCCGGGAATCCTCGTTGGCGTGCGCACGGCGCTTGGCCAGGCGTGGATGTCGGTGGTGGCCGCCGAACTGTTCGGCGTCGCGGGCCTCGGCCAGCGCATGACGGAGGCGTCAAGCCTGCTCGCGACCGATCTCGTCGTCATCTACATGCTGACCATGGCCGCGCTTTACGGAATCATCGACACGGGTTTCGTCGCTCTTCAGGGATGGCTGCTCAGATGGAGAGCGTGA
- a CDS encoding ABC transporter substrate-binding protein: MDRRRFAAGLAAVAVAPLAARNAFAQSAVQARVGVIPIMGAAPVFVADREGWLKEKGLQLAFTTFESGPNMIQALASGTIDIYVAGVAPLAVAKSRGVNIRVVAATATAENVLVAGPKLAAHFAPGVAPAAAFKAFRTAQGKAARLATQPAGSVPNTTLQYWLWEVAKADKADAEVVPMGIDATQQAILAGAVDGAIVREPAVTIIGERNPAIKLIATGDELFPGQPGTVVAVSEAFVSKNNGAVQTLVSNLVRAEKLLKSDPDRAAPHIAAALGKGIVEPATIKRALGSPATKFVIDPRAIIEPAKAMQAYQVKLGSLEKEFPFDGLFDARYYEAALAGQ; this comes from the coding sequence ATGGACAGGCGTCGGTTCGCCGCGGGTTTGGCGGCGGTCGCGGTCGCGCCGCTCGCGGCGCGGAATGCGTTCGCGCAGAGCGCCGTGCAGGCGCGGGTTGGCGTCATCCCGATCATGGGCGCAGCGCCCGTTTTCGTCGCCGACCGCGAGGGCTGGCTGAAGGAGAAGGGACTGCAACTCGCCTTCACCACGTTCGAGTCGGGCCCGAACATGATCCAGGCGCTCGCTTCGGGCACGATCGATATTTACGTCGCCGGCGTCGCGCCGCTGGCCGTCGCGAAATCGCGTGGCGTCAATATTCGCGTCGTCGCAGCGACTGCGACGGCGGAGAACGTGCTTGTCGCGGGGCCGAAACTCGCCGCGCATTTCGCGCCGGGCGTCGCGCCCGCGGCCGCCTTCAAGGCCTTCCGCACGGCGCAAGGCAAGGCCGCGCGTCTCGCGACGCAGCCCGCCGGCTCAGTGCCGAACACGACGCTGCAATATTGGCTGTGGGAAGTCGCGAAGGCTGACAAGGCTGACGCGGAAGTCGTGCCGATGGGAATCGATGCGACGCAGCAGGCGATTCTCGCCGGCGCCGTTGACGGCGCGATCGTGCGGGAGCCGGCCGTGACAATCATTGGCGAGCGCAATCCTGCGATCAAACTGATTGCGACGGGCGATGAGCTGTTTCCCGGCCAGCCCGGGACGGTGGTCGCTGTGTCGGAAGCCTTCGTCTCGAAGAACAATGGCGCGGTGCAGACGCTCGTCAGCAATCTCGTGCGCGCCGAAAAGCTTCTGAAATCCGATCCCGATCGCGCCGCGCCGCATATCGCTGCGGCGCTCGGCAAGGGCATCGTCGAGCCTGCGACCATCAAGCGCGCGCTGGGCTCGCCGGCGACGAAGTTCGTGATCGATCCGCGCGCCATCATCGAGCCTGCAAAGGCTATGCAGGCTTATCAGGTGAAGCTCGGATCGCTCGAAAAGGAGTTTCCGTTCGACGGGCTGTTTGACGCGCGCTACTACGAGGCCGCGCTCGCCGGGCAATGA
- a CDS encoding Lrp/AsnC family transcriptional regulator, whose amino-acid sequence MDAIDRKILTALQENANISIAELADRVGLSQTPCWKRIQRLEANGVIIKRVALVAPEKIGLGLTVFVQIETGDHSGPWLDKFAETASAMPEVIELYRMAGDVDYMLRVVVADMAQYDAFYKRLINTIPLKNVTSRFAMERIKSTTAYQVPALPKVA is encoded by the coding sequence ATGGATGCGATCGATCGGAAGATTCTGACCGCCTTGCAGGAGAATGCGAACATCTCGATCGCCGAACTCGCCGATCGGGTGGGCCTATCGCAGACGCCTTGCTGGAAGCGAATCCAGCGCCTCGAAGCGAACGGCGTCATCATCAAGCGCGTCGCGCTGGTGGCGCCGGAAAAGATCGGGCTTGGCCTCACCGTCTTCGTGCAGATCGAGACCGGCGATCATTCCGGCCCGTGGCTCGACAAATTCGCGGAGACGGCGTCGGCGATGCCCGAAGTGATCGAGCTCTACCGCATGGCCGGCGATGTCGACTATATGCTGCGTGTCGTCGTGGCCGACATGGCGCAGTATGACGCCTTCTACAAAAGGCTCATCAACACGATCCCGCTGAAGAACGTCACCTCGCGCTTCGCCATGGAGCGCATCAAATCGACGACGGCCTATCAGGTGCCGGCGCTGCCGAAGGTGGCGTGA